In Lycium ferocissimum isolate CSIRO_LF1 chromosome 7, AGI_CSIRO_Lferr_CH_V1, whole genome shotgun sequence, the sequence CTTATATCACTTGCAacagttttcttgatttgtctTTGCATGCGCATCATATAGTATATAGAGATGGTTGTCATTTCTCCAATATACAACCTTCCTGAAAAAAAGAAATGGATATTCTCTATACCATCCTCACCCGTATAGCTACCTTGTTATTCATTTGTGTGACTCCTATTTTAGTTTTAATAGTAAGGATCTATGCTGGCAAGTCAATCAGAAACCCCAAATATGCACCAGTGGTGGGAACTATGTTTCAACAACTGATCTACTTCAACAGACTCTATGATTATCAAACAGAAGTGGCTAAAAAGACCCCTACTTTCCGGCTTCTGGCGCCGGAGCAGAGTGAAACATATACCACTGATTCACGAAATGTTGAACACATTCTTAAGACCAACTTTGGCAAGTACACTAAAGGCAAGCGCAATCAAGAGGTATTAATGGATTTGTTTGGCGAAGGGATATTCGCCGTGGACGGTGAGAAATGGAAGCAGCAGAGAAAGCTTGCGAGCTTCGAGTTCTCAGCTAGGGTCTTGAGAGACTTTAGCTGCATAGTTTTCAGAAAAGGAGCAACCAAATTGGTCAGCAAGGTTTTTGAGTTCTCTCTTGCCAACAAAATTTTTGATATGCAAGTAAGTCACCGAGCAGCTTTATAAACTTCAGGGTTGTATCACTAGTCAGTTTTTACTTATCAGTCTCACTACTATTGTGCTAGTATTATCGTATTCCTCAATTTTACTACTGATGTTATTCCTTTTACTTTGTTATCTCTACTATTTTGCTGTCaatatttttctcttctttagcTTTTTCATCATAGTTTTTTACTCTTGTATTTTTCAAACCTGTTTTCAAAATGCTTTTCTCGAGTTGAGGTCTTAtaggaaacaacctctctactaATAACGGATGACTACTAGATTACCTGTTCACTCAAGACTCCTTACTGCTGTAGATTCCCTATTTTTGTAAATCCTAATCTTAGGAATTTTGTGTAACTTTCTCCTCCTATTTAGGCTCTCTTTTGATAGGCATTATCTTTTTTCAAGTTTATCTTGTTGATACAGGTGTTGTACATATTTTGTATAAATACTTTGCCATACAAGCGAATAACATCATCGCATTATTTAGCATCTTCTGTTCGCTTCTTTTTATCTACGTACCTTACCCAAGGttggggtaaggtctgcatacaccccaccctccccagaccccacttatgggatcacactgggtatattgttgtatatcgCTAGCCAGTTTTATCACTAAACTATGCTACCATACTTGTAGGAACTGCTAATGAGATGCTCCCTGGATTCAATATTCAAAGTTGGCTTTGGAGTGGATTTGAACTGCCTGGATGGATCAAGTGGAGATGATAATGAATTCATCAAGGCCTTTGATGATTCAAATGCATTAACATATTGGCGTTATGTCGATCCATTCTGGAAGCTTAAGAGATACTTCAACATTGGCTCTGAATTTCTCCTGAAAAAGAACATCAAATTCATCCGAGAATTCGTTGATGAACTAATTATAACAAGGCGCATGCAGTTAGAAATGAAAGAAGATCCTGTGAGTCTTAATTTGTGATTATTAAAACGTTAGGAGAGCTACAAATGAAACATTTCCGTCTTCTAAAGCTATTTTGCAATCTCTTTTGAGTCTAACATTATTGTTAACCTTTTGTATGTTCTGCAAGATGGATAAGGAGGACATACTCTCAAGGTTTCTGCTAGAGAGTAAGAAGGATCCAGAGAAAATGACTGATCGGTATCTCAGAGATATTATACTGAATTTCATGCTTGCTGGCAAAGATAGTACTGCTAATACTCTTTCATGGTTTTTCTATGTGCTCTGCAAGAACCCCTTGATCCAAGTAAAAGTTGTTGAGGAAATAAGTGAAGTTGTTGGGAGTAACATGAATGATAATGGAAGTGTGAATGATTTTGTAGCGAGTATAACAGAAGAAGTCCTTGAGAAAATGCATTATCTTCATGCGACATTGACAGAGACCTTGAGGCTATACCCTGCTGTCCCAGTGGTATAACTTCTGTCCAAAAAACTGCAATATATTCATAACCAAAACCAAATCACTCTATCATTTCTAATCTCTTGTATCTATATGTGACTATTTGTCGTATGCAAAATGTTATTTGTTGATATTCAGGATGGCAGGTGCGCGGACGCGGATGATGTTCTTCCTGATGGATTTCACATCAGAAAGGGGGACGGAGTCTATTATATGTCCTATGCAATGGGGAGAATGTCTTACATTTGGGGTAATGATGCTGAGGATTTCCGACCAGAAAGATGGTTGAAAGATGGGATTTTCCAGCCAGCGTCACCGTTCAAATTCATAGCATTTCATGTAAGTAATATGTTTTAATTACATTAAACCTTCATGCATAAGGACTCCGGAACTGATATAGGTGATCCCTGAGTGAGGCTATATAGTTGTTGTTAAGTATAGTTAGAAAAAATGGGAGATTTTGCTCAAAGATGTCGAGTTTTAGTTGAGAGCTGGTCAAGTATTTATGCTTATGCTAGTTTGTAACTGCGAGATAATAGTTTACTTTGGTATGTAATTGTTTGGCCTGTATTGTATGTAATCTGTCATTGGGGTAAGAATACCATAAGGGATATACTGCTAAATCTTCATGACGGGGGCTGCATCAATTTATCTTTTCTCTAACTCGTTGGTTTATAAAATCAACAGGCTGGTCCAAGAATATGTCTAGGCAAAGATTTTGCTTACCGACAAATGAAGATATTAGCAATGGCTCTTCTCCATTTCTTTAGGTTCAAATTATCCGATGATATTAAAGAAGTAACTTATAGAACCATGTTTACACTCCAGATCAATGATGGGCTTCCAGTTCATGCAGTTCCAAGAAGAGGATTTGTAGAAGCCTGAAATACAGAAGACACTTCCAATGTTTTTTAAAGCTAATTTAGAGAAGTCATGACTGTACATTTCCACCATATGAACTATAAGTTCAACTATTCACAAATTTGTAACAAGAAATTGATGATTATATTTCATCAAGCTCTTGATTTCGTCTTAAAAGGAATGGCTTCATATTAGTGAGATGTTGCACCCTGAATTCCACGGTCATAACTTGGCTTTTTTAGTGAACTTGAATAAAAAACCAAAAGGTAGGAGCTGAAATTATAACAAATTAAGTAGTCCAATTTAATACTCTTTTTTCCTTGTTAGTGAAACATATAACACACAATGAGTTAAGTCAAGAACTTATAATGACCACACAGTTTGATCGACTAGATCAGATCATCTACTATAAAGCAGGACAGACAAACATGACATAGAAAAAATGAATGCTTCGCAGCTGCCTAACTCACAGTGAACTAATATCAGCTTCAGAGTTTTACAAACTGGACTATCAGACAGATGAGCTCAAGAAATCTTTCGGGGCAAAAAGAGGGAAAATACAAAAGGAAGCATGAGAGTGAGAGAGATGAAGAGCTTGCCTAAACAATAAAACAAAGAATGAGTAAAAGTTGCTGATACACAGAAAATTGCTAAGTCTTCTTAAACTATAATTTACTGATGCAGAACCTCTCACGCGAGTAAGACAACAAAATATTATCACCTCAAAATATTTACTGAGGATCGTTCGATGGTGATGATGGAGTAGTATCGGAGAAGATTGAGGTTAGGGTTTCTGCTAGGTCTATTAGGGAACTCATTTGTGCAGAAATTTTGGAGTATTCATGGAGATTTGGGGaaatttagtaggcgtttggctataaatatcaaaaacatattcactatttttttaatttttgaagttggagttgtgtttggccatagtttttaaaattgtaatttttggtgaaatatagttttaaaaagtgaaaaaaaattgaaaaataagtttttcttgtttttggtatttcagaatacaacttcaagttgtattccgaatatttatggccaaacagccaaaagtaaaaaaagtgaaaaaaaaatcggaaaaaagtgaatattttttagggaaaaggctcaaatatgttatccaactatcggaaatggctcatttacgccactcatcaatagtttggcaaTTTACCATTTATCGACGCCATTCAACTATAAAAATGATATCATTTATGCCATGATAATAACTATAAGACATAAATGGCCAtttcatttatgccactcatcaatagtttgactcatttacgCCATCGCTCTGTTTGAGGTATGAATGTAAATTTTGAgttatcaaaatgactcatccatgtcatttttcattaacgccgattTTATAATACTAGATATGACATGTGGCCTCTAATTAGATGTATACgtaatttaattaaaccagcccaattttaaatactaaattattaaaaaattcgACACATACACCTTACCCAACCATAACCATAATCCAATTGGAGgtcacgtgtcatatatggtattgtaaaatcagTTTTAATGAAGTATGACATGGATGAGTTATTTTGATAAtaggcgatggcataaatgagtcaaactattgatgagtgacataaatgagtcattttctatagttcgatggcataaatgagccattttctatAGTTCAATGatataaatgagccaaactattgatgagtgacataaatgcTCCTTTCCAAATATATTTGTCTTGATTTCGATAGTTGGATGCAACAACCAAATAAGCATCAAAAACATATTTATAGTTCCAAAGTTGAAGATTTTTCcgtaatttttatggccaaacggcaccttagTTATGTTAAGGCCCTGTTTGAGGTATGAATGTaaatttaatgatatttatGATATGGTTGTGAATATTAAGGGGGTGATTAATGGAGAATGTAGTACTACTGTAATTTCAGATTTGACTTTTTTAAGATTTTCGATTGGCAGCTTGAAAATCAAAGTTGTTCCTCGTTCCTTCTTGTATATTCGCATT encodes:
- the LOC132063947 gene encoding cytochrome P450 704C1, with protein sequence MDILYTILTRIATLLFICVTPILVLIVRIYAGKSIRNPKYAPVVGTMFQQLIYFNRLYDYQTEVAKKTPTFRLLAPEQSETYTTDSRNVEHILKTNFGKYTKGKRNQEVLMDLFGEGIFAVDGEKWKQQRKLASFEFSARVLRDFSCIVFRKGATKLVSKVFEFSLANKIFDMQELLMRCSLDSIFKVGFGVDLNCLDGSSGDDNEFIKAFDDSNALTYWRYVDPFWKLKRYFNIGSEFLLKKNIKFIREFVDELIITRRMQLEMKEDPMDKEDILSRFLLESKKDPEKMTDRYLRDIILNFMLAGKDSTANTLSWFFYVLCKNPLIQVKVVEEISEVVGSNMNDNGSVNDFVASITEEVLEKMHYLHATLTETLRLYPAVPVDGRCADADDVLPDGFHIRKGDGVYYMSYAMGRMSYIWGNDAEDFRPERWLKDGIFQPASPFKFIAFHAGPRICLGKDFAYRQMKILAMALLHFFRFKLSDDIKEVTYRTMFTLQINDGLPVHAVPRRGFVEA